One part of the Glycine max cultivar Williams 82 chromosome 14, Glycine_max_v4.0, whole genome shotgun sequence genome encodes these proteins:
- the LOC100789579 gene encoding rab GTPase-activating protein 22 isoform X2, which produces MNPHRRRHNPSSNSSPSSSPSFNSSSSSTISSWTQLRSVLLVVTSSSPASSRSPSDRGRLKSPWSQRKRKHALSPQQWKSMFAEDGRFCDGGNKFLKRVRSGGVDPSIRAEVWPFLLGVYDLDSTKDERDVKRTQNRKQYEKLRRQCQKLLKQSNERNKLNEVGEISYEEDGGSLSHDSGSASSDDAASARESLSCEDRSPDVEHSDNPSSALLEGDDVPNANNTDVSTLDTDFSDSDSSEGPEVIQTVPSDDVQEHNDLDKASEEVSSPSKAKIPSKLPTSEDFSTWQRIIRLDAVRANAEWKAYYPSQAAVSDSRACRAAEAVGLKDYGHLEAGRIFHAARLVAILEAYALYDSEIGYCQGMSDLLSPIISVISEDHEAFWCFVGFMKKARQNFRLDEVGIRRQLDIVAKIIKFKDAHLFRHLEKLQAEDCFFVYRMVVVMFRRELTFEQTLCLWEVMWADQAAIRAGIGKSAWSRIRQRAPPTEDLLLYAISASVLQKRKLIIEKYSSMDEIIKECNSMSGHLDVWKLLDDAHNLVVTLHDKIETSLS; this is translated from the exons atgaaTCCTCATCGACGAAGACACAATCCATCTTCGAATTCGtctccttcatcttcaccttcttttaattcttcttcttcttcaacgaTTTCGTCTTGGACCCAATTGCGTTCGGTTCTATTAGTTGTTACCTCTTCCTCACCGGCTTCTTCTCGTTCTCCCTCTGATCG GGGTCGGCTTAAATCACCTTGGTcacaaaggaaaagaaaacatgccCTTTCACCTCAGCAATGGAAAAGCATGTTTGCAGAAGACGGTAGATTCTGTGATGGTGGAAATAAGTTCCTGAAAAGAGTGCGCAGTGGA GGTGTTGATCCTAGTATTAGGGCTGAGGTTTGGCCGTTCCTGCTTGGAGT GTATGACTTAGACAGCACCAAAGATGAAAGAGATGTTAAAAGAACTCAAAATAG AAAGCAATATGAGAAACTCCGCAGACAATGCCAGAAACTCTTGAAGCAAAGCAATGAGAGAAATAAGTTAAATGAAGTTGGTGAAATCAGCTATGAGGAAGATGGTGGGAGCCTCTCTCATGATTCTGGTTCTGCTAGTTCTGATGATGCAGCAAGTGCTAGGGAATCTCTTTCTTGTGAGGATAGGAGCCCTGATGTTGAACATTCTGACAATCCATCCAGTGCCCTGTTGGAAGGAGATGACGTTCCTAATGCCAACAACACTGATGTTTCTAcactggatactgatttttctgatTCAGACTCCTCAGAAGGACCTGAAGTAATTCAGACCGTTCCTTCTGATGATGTTCAGGAACATAATGATCTCGACAAAGCTTCTGAGGAAGTCTCTTCTCCCTCCAAAGCAAAAATCCCATCAAAGCTACCAACTTCTGAAGATTTTTCCACCTGGCAACGGATTATCCGACTTGATGCAGTACGTGCCAATGCAGAATGGAAGGCATATTACCCCTCTCAAGCTGCAGTATCAGACAGTAGGGCATGTCGTGCTGCTGAGGCTGTTGGCTTGAAGGATTATGGTCACCTAGAGGCTGGCAGAATCTTCCATGCTGCTCGGCTAGTTGCTATTCTTGAAGCATATGCACTATACGACTCTGAAATTGGTTACTGCCAGGGTATGAGTGACCTGCTATCTCCTATAATTAGTGTTATATCAGAGGATCATGAGGCTTTCTGGTGTTTTGTCGGATTCATGAAGAAGGCACGGCAAAATTTTAGGCTTGATGAGGTGGGTATTCGCAGGCAACTGGATATAGttgcaaaaataattaagtttaaggATGCCCACCTTTTTAGGCATTTGGAAAAGCTTCAGGCTGAGGATTGCTTTTTTGTCTATAGGATGGTGGTGGTAATGTTTCGAAGGGAATTGACATTTGAACAAACTCTTTGCCTATGGGAAGTAATGTGGGCAGATCAAGCAGCAATCAGGGCAGGTATTGGAAAATCTGCATGGAGTAGAATTAGGCAGCGTGCTCCGCCAACAGAAGACTTACTGCTTTATGCAATATCTGCTTCGGTGTTGCAGAAGAGGAAATTGATCATTGAGAAGTATAGCAGCATGGATGAGATCATTAAGGAATGCAATAGCATGTCAGGACATCTTGATGTTTGGAAACTGCTTGATGATGCACATAATTTAGTGGTCACCCTGCATGACAAAATCGAGACATCATTGTCATGA
- the LOC100789579 gene encoding rab GTPase-activating protein 22 isoform X1, giving the protein MFTSSTHLNSNTSNSNSETTFLSVGGGGKFWLMAAAASPSTPAVLFTALAGVAIVAVIFYGASRGRLKSPWSQRKRKHALSPQQWKSMFAEDGRFCDGGNKFLKRVRSGGVDPSIRAEVWPFLLGVYDLDSTKDERDVKRTQNRKQYEKLRRQCQKLLKQSNERNKLNEVGEISYEEDGGSLSHDSGSASSDDAASARESLSCEDRSPDVEHSDNPSSALLEGDDVPNANNTDVSTLDTDFSDSDSSEGPEVIQTVPSDDVQEHNDLDKASEEVSSPSKAKIPSKLPTSEDFSTWQRIIRLDAVRANAEWKAYYPSQAAVSDSRACRAAEAVGLKDYGHLEAGRIFHAARLVAILEAYALYDSEIGYCQGMSDLLSPIISVISEDHEAFWCFVGFMKKARQNFRLDEVGIRRQLDIVAKIIKFKDAHLFRHLEKLQAEDCFFVYRMVVVMFRRELTFEQTLCLWEVMWADQAAIRAGIGKSAWSRIRQRAPPTEDLLLYAISASVLQKRKLIIEKYSSMDEIIKECNSMSGHLDVWKLLDDAHNLVVTLHDKIETSLS; this is encoded by the exons ATGTTCACATCATCCACCCACTTGAATAGCAACACCAGCAACAGCAATAGCGAAACCACCTTTCTCTCCGTCGGTGGCGGTGGCAAGTTCTGGCTAATGGCAGCCGCGGCCTCGCCCTCTACTCCGGCGGTGCTCTTCACCGCCCTCGCCGGCGTCGCCATCGTCGCTGTGATTTTCTACGGTGCCAGTAG GGGTCGGCTTAAATCACCTTGGTcacaaaggaaaagaaaacatgccCTTTCACCTCAGCAATGGAAAAGCATGTTTGCAGAAGACGGTAGATTCTGTGATGGTGGAAATAAGTTCCTGAAAAGAGTGCGCAGTGGA GGTGTTGATCCTAGTATTAGGGCTGAGGTTTGGCCGTTCCTGCTTGGAGT GTATGACTTAGACAGCACCAAAGATGAAAGAGATGTTAAAAGAACTCAAAATAG AAAGCAATATGAGAAACTCCGCAGACAATGCCAGAAACTCTTGAAGCAAAGCAATGAGAGAAATAAGTTAAATGAAGTTGGTGAAATCAGCTATGAGGAAGATGGTGGGAGCCTCTCTCATGATTCTGGTTCTGCTAGTTCTGATGATGCAGCAAGTGCTAGGGAATCTCTTTCTTGTGAGGATAGGAGCCCTGATGTTGAACATTCTGACAATCCATCCAGTGCCCTGTTGGAAGGAGATGACGTTCCTAATGCCAACAACACTGATGTTTCTAcactggatactgatttttctgatTCAGACTCCTCAGAAGGACCTGAAGTAATTCAGACCGTTCCTTCTGATGATGTTCAGGAACATAATGATCTCGACAAAGCTTCTGAGGAAGTCTCTTCTCCCTCCAAAGCAAAAATCCCATCAAAGCTACCAACTTCTGAAGATTTTTCCACCTGGCAACGGATTATCCGACTTGATGCAGTACGTGCCAATGCAGAATGGAAGGCATATTACCCCTCTCAAGCTGCAGTATCAGACAGTAGGGCATGTCGTGCTGCTGAGGCTGTTGGCTTGAAGGATTATGGTCACCTAGAGGCTGGCAGAATCTTCCATGCTGCTCGGCTAGTTGCTATTCTTGAAGCATATGCACTATACGACTCTGAAATTGGTTACTGCCAGGGTATGAGTGACCTGCTATCTCCTATAATTAGTGTTATATCAGAGGATCATGAGGCTTTCTGGTGTTTTGTCGGATTCATGAAGAAGGCACGGCAAAATTTTAGGCTTGATGAGGTGGGTATTCGCAGGCAACTGGATATAGttgcaaaaataattaagtttaaggATGCCCACCTTTTTAGGCATTTGGAAAAGCTTCAGGCTGAGGATTGCTTTTTTGTCTATAGGATGGTGGTGGTAATGTTTCGAAGGGAATTGACATTTGAACAAACTCTTTGCCTATGGGAAGTAATGTGGGCAGATCAAGCAGCAATCAGGGCAGGTATTGGAAAATCTGCATGGAGTAGAATTAGGCAGCGTGCTCCGCCAACAGAAGACTTACTGCTTTATGCAATATCTGCTTCGGTGTTGCAGAAGAGGAAATTGATCATTGAGAAGTATAGCAGCATGGATGAGATCATTAAGGAATGCAATAGCATGTCAGGACATCTTGATGTTTGGAAACTGCTTGATGATGCACATAATTTAGTGGTCACCCTGCATGACAAAATCGAGACATCATTGTCATGA
- the LOC100789579 gene encoding rab GTPase-activating protein 22 isoform X3: protein MFAEDGRFCDGGNKFLKRVRSGGVDPSIRAEVWPFLLGVYDLDSTKDERDVKRTQNRKQYEKLRRQCQKLLKQSNERNKLNEVGEISYEEDGGSLSHDSGSASSDDAASARESLSCEDRSPDVEHSDNPSSALLEGDDVPNANNTDVSTLDTDFSDSDSSEGPEVIQTVPSDDVQEHNDLDKASEEVSSPSKAKIPSKLPTSEDFSTWQRIIRLDAVRANAEWKAYYPSQAAVSDSRACRAAEAVGLKDYGHLEAGRIFHAARLVAILEAYALYDSEIGYCQGMSDLLSPIISVISEDHEAFWCFVGFMKKARQNFRLDEVGIRRQLDIVAKIIKFKDAHLFRHLEKLQAEDCFFVYRMVVVMFRRELTFEQTLCLWEVMWADQAAIRAGIGKSAWSRIRQRAPPTEDLLLYAISASVLQKRKLIIEKYSSMDEIIKECNSMSGHLDVWKLLDDAHNLVVTLHDKIETSLS from the exons ATGTTTGCAGAAGACGGTAGATTCTGTGATGGTGGAAATAAGTTCCTGAAAAGAGTGCGCAGTGGA GGTGTTGATCCTAGTATTAGGGCTGAGGTTTGGCCGTTCCTGCTTGGAGT GTATGACTTAGACAGCACCAAAGATGAAAGAGATGTTAAAAGAACTCAAAATAG AAAGCAATATGAGAAACTCCGCAGACAATGCCAGAAACTCTTGAAGCAAAGCAATGAGAGAAATAAGTTAAATGAAGTTGGTGAAATCAGCTATGAGGAAGATGGTGGGAGCCTCTCTCATGATTCTGGTTCTGCTAGTTCTGATGATGCAGCAAGTGCTAGGGAATCTCTTTCTTGTGAGGATAGGAGCCCTGATGTTGAACATTCTGACAATCCATCCAGTGCCCTGTTGGAAGGAGATGACGTTCCTAATGCCAACAACACTGATGTTTCTAcactggatactgatttttctgatTCAGACTCCTCAGAAGGACCTGAAGTAATTCAGACCGTTCCTTCTGATGATGTTCAGGAACATAATGATCTCGACAAAGCTTCTGAGGAAGTCTCTTCTCCCTCCAAAGCAAAAATCCCATCAAAGCTACCAACTTCTGAAGATTTTTCCACCTGGCAACGGATTATCCGACTTGATGCAGTACGTGCCAATGCAGAATGGAAGGCATATTACCCCTCTCAAGCTGCAGTATCAGACAGTAGGGCATGTCGTGCTGCTGAGGCTGTTGGCTTGAAGGATTATGGTCACCTAGAGGCTGGCAGAATCTTCCATGCTGCTCGGCTAGTTGCTATTCTTGAAGCATATGCACTATACGACTCTGAAATTGGTTACTGCCAGGGTATGAGTGACCTGCTATCTCCTATAATTAGTGTTATATCAGAGGATCATGAGGCTTTCTGGTGTTTTGTCGGATTCATGAAGAAGGCACGGCAAAATTTTAGGCTTGATGAGGTGGGTATTCGCAGGCAACTGGATATAGttgcaaaaataattaagtttaaggATGCCCACCTTTTTAGGCATTTGGAAAAGCTTCAGGCTGAGGATTGCTTTTTTGTCTATAGGATGGTGGTGGTAATGTTTCGAAGGGAATTGACATTTGAACAAACTCTTTGCCTATGGGAAGTAATGTGGGCAGATCAAGCAGCAATCAGGGCAGGTATTGGAAAATCTGCATGGAGTAGAATTAGGCAGCGTGCTCCGCCAACAGAAGACTTACTGCTTTATGCAATATCTGCTTCGGTGTTGCAGAAGAGGAAATTGATCATTGAGAAGTATAGCAGCATGGATGAGATCATTAAGGAATGCAATAGCATGTCAGGACATCTTGATGTTTGGAAACTGCTTGATGATGCACATAATTTAGTGGTCACCCTGCATGACAAAATCGAGACATCATTGTCATGA